In the Deltaproteobacteria bacterium GWA2_45_12 genome, ACACAAATTGGGAAGGCTTGCAAATTTTTCAATAAGGTCATCCCCCACATCCTTGGGATGGGATGTGGTAAACCGCAAGCGTTCGATTTTGGTTTGCGTGGCGATTTTTTCCAAAAGACCGGAAAATTTCAATTCATCCGTATCTTTAATCCCATATGAATTCACGTTTTGTCCAAGAAGGGTCACTTCCCTTACTCCCATATCAACCAGCATGCTCACTTCACGAAGAATCTCATCACTGGGGCGCGAAACTTCGCGCCCACGCACATAGGGGACAATGCAAAAGGCGCACACATTATCACACCCTTTTTGAATGTTGACAAAAGCACGGACGCGGTTTTCATCTTCGGCAACCAGATTCACAAAATCAAAATCCTTGCGCGTGTGCAAACGGGTATTCATCAGATGAGCCGGAAAGAGGCTTCCTTTTTTAAGGCGCACTTCTTCTAACATGCTTGGCAAGCTTGAAATGGCATCGGGACCAAAAACCAGATCGAGATAAGGAAACCGCTTAAACAAATTCCCCTTTTCCTGTTGAGCCACACAGCCTGAAAGCCCCACGACTAATTGGGGGTTATTTTCAATATAGGGTTTTAGTTTCCCCAACTCACTATAAACCTTGTGGACTGACTTTTCGCGAATGCTGCAGGTGACAAACAGAATAAAATCAGCTTGAAGGGGGTCTTCGGTTTTTCCATATCCCAAACGGGACAAAATCCCCCCCATTTGAAGCGAATCTTGCTCGTTCATTTGGCAGCCGTATGTTTTGATGAAAGCTTTCATAAATGAGTCGCTAGTAGACCCCGAATTACTAGCGACTAGCAACTAAATGAAGGGATAATCAAGAAAGAAAATAGGAAACAGCTAGACGGTTTCGTCTACTTTAAGGTTCCCCACAATACGTTCAACTTCCTGCCCCATGTCCACCTCCCCCATGACATCATTAAAACCATCATCCGAAAAATATTCTTCGGCGCGCTGTTGAAAACGACCTGCATGACGAAGGTCGTGCTTGATGGTTTCAACATAATTGTCGGGGTGTTTCTTCATGATGAAATCGATATATTTGTTCAAACTTTGGGCGGCCTTCTTCTTTTGTTTTTCGCGGATTTTACGGCAGTTTTTAAGATAGTGAAGACGGCAATACCCCATGGTGGTTTGCTCGTTTTTGCAGGCATCTTCTTTACAAAGCTTAATGGCGCGTTTTGTCATGCAGAAGGTATTGAAAAGCCCTTAAATTATAAGGGCTTAAACTTAGGACTCTTTTTGTTGTAAAGAAGAAGGTAAAAAATGTCAAGAAAGGATCACAAAAAATCTCTTTTTTAAGCAAGCTTGGTTTGACGTTCCAGCCTCGATGGATCTTCTAATACGTCTGAATTGTACATGAGTGTTGAAGCGCTTGCGGGCCCTTTGCCTTTTTTCTCTCTATCAACACCTTCTGGTTCGGCTTTTATTGCAACAGGGCCATTGGCTCCTTCTGGAGTTTTTCGATTCGCTTGAGCTTCTGCAAGAATATTTGGTTGAGGCACTGGATCCGGTTTTTTAGCTTCTTTAATACCCCCTGCGGCTCCACTGGCGATGGCACTTGCCCCACTGGCTGTATCCCCGGCAAAAATTTCAATAAGACCGGAAACCACACCGACCACCGCACCCGCAATGGGGTTAATAGCTGTAGCGATCGTAGCACCGGCCTCCGTCGCATGACGGTTATTCGCCGCTTCTTGCTCATTTTTAGCAACTTGGGCTGCCGCCTTTTTATTCTGTTCATCAATCCAT is a window encoding:
- a CDS encoding tRNA (N6-isopentenyl adenosine(37)-C2)-methylthiotransferase MiaB; the encoded protein is MKAFIKTYGCQMNEQDSLQMGGILSRLGYGKTEDPLQADFILFVTCSIREKSVHKVYSELGKLKPYIENNPQLVVGLSGCVAQQEKGNLFKRFPYLDLVFGPDAISSLPSMLEEVRLKKGSLFPAHLMNTRLHTRKDFDFVNLVAEDENRVRAFVNIQKGCDNVCAFCIVPYVRGREVSRPSDEILREVSMLVDMGVREVTLLGQNVNSYGIKDTDELKFSGLLEKIATQTKIERLRFTTSHPKDVGDDLIEKFASLPNLCPHFHLPVQSGSTKILEAMGRQYTRGQYLEIVSKLKKVRPGISLTTDIIVGFPGETEDDFKQTLSLVEEAGFDLSYSFVYSPRPYTSAIKLGDDISTEEKNRRLNLLLEKQRQVSRENNIRFLGTRQEVLVETWDVLGQAWMGRTPTNKIVHFKTNDLSLIKNADHLIGNLRQVVINHTNPHSLLGELDHGTYQNEGNGADHRPVYQHAHHHS